The following are from one region of the Penaeus vannamei isolate JL-2024 chromosome 28, ASM4276789v1, whole genome shotgun sequence genome:
- the Faa gene encoding fumarylacetoacetase produces MKSFVDVPSDSHFPIQNLPYGIFSTADNETHRIGVAIGDLILDLSVISHLFCGPILVGHQHVFKGPTLNAFMGLGLAAWKEARATLQTLLSEENPILRDDCALRAKAFVPQNAAHMHLPATIGDYTDFYSSIDHATNVGIMMRGKENALMPNWKYLPVGYHGRASSVVVSGTPVRRPNGQTKPKDDEPPTFGPCRLMDFELEMAFFVGPGNKMGDPIKVQDAQEHIFGMVLMNDWSARDIQKWEYVPLGPFLAKNLGTTISPWVVSMQALEPFLVDNYSQDPEPFPYLKHNDKFTYDIKLEVGIRPEGSNHLGTVCRSNFRYMYWTMKQQLAHHTITGCNVRPGDLMASGTISGSSEESFGSMLELSWKGSKTIDLGNGVTRKFLQDGDEVVISGYCQGDSYKVGFGNCTGKVLPAHPL; encoded by the exons atgaagTCTTTCGTTGATGTACCTTCCGACAGCCATTTCCCCATCCAGAATTTGCCCTACGGAATATTCTCAACTGCTGACAAC GAGACCCACCGCATTGGAGTAGCAATTGGGGACTTGATTTTGGATTTGTCAGTTATTTCTCACTTGTTCTGTGGACCAATCCTTGTTGGCCATCAGCATGTATTCAAAGGG CCAACTCTTAATGCTTTCATGGGCCTAGGACTTGCTGCATGGAAAGAGGCAAGAGCAACCCTCCAAACACTACTAAGTGAAGAGAACCCCATATTGAGGGATGACTGTGCATTGAGAGCAAA AGCATTTGTCCCTCAAAATGCAGCCCACATGCACCTCCCAGCCACCATTGGAGACTACACTGATTTCTATTCATCCATTGACCATGCTACTAATGTTGGGATCATGATGCGTGGAAAGGAAAATGCTCTTATGCCTAACTG GAAATATCTTCCTGTTGGTTACCATGGCCGAGCATCTAGTGTGGTGGTATCTGGCACCCCGGTCCGACGGCCCAATGGCCAAACTAAGCCAAAGGATGATGAGCCCCCAACATTTGGACCGTGCCGTCTCATGGACTTTGAGCTTGAAATGGCATTCTTTGTTGGGCCTGGAAATAAGATGGGAGACCCTATCAAAGTCCAAGATGCCCAGGAACACATCTTTGGCATGGTGCTCATGAACGATTGGAGTG cGAGAGACATCCAGAAATGGGAGTATGTGCCTCTTGGACCTTTCCTGGCAAAGAACTTGGGCACCACCATCTCTCCATGGGTAGTTAGCATGCAAGCTCTTGAACCATTTCTTGTTGATAACTACTCCCAAGACCCTGAACCCTTCCCTTACCTGAAACACAATGACAAATTCACATATGATATTAAGCTGGAAGTTGGCATCCGAC CTGAAGGTAGTAATCACCTAGGAACAGTCTGCCGTAGCAACTTCCGATACATGTATTGGACAATGAAACAACAGCTGGCTCACCATACCATCACAGGCTGTAATGTCAGGCCCGGAGATCTTATGGCTTCAGGAACAATTTCTGGATCA agTGAGGAATCTTTTGGCTCGATGCTGGAACTCTCATGGAAGGGCAGCAAAACAATTGACCTTGGCAATGGAGTTACTCGGAAATTCCTTCAGGATGGAGATGAAGTTGTTATATCCGGGTACTGTCAAGGGGATAGTTACAAGGTTGGCTTTGGCAATTGCACCGGCAAAGTGCTTCCTGCACATCCTCTTTAG